A window from Fibrobacter sp. UWB11 encodes these proteins:
- a CDS encoding chorismate mutase → MDINEWRIRIDELNDELMAILNKRATYAAEIGKIKKQKGLPVFDEGRETAVLNEVAEKAKKAGGLLQPESFQNIFRVIMEETRKVEE, encoded by the coding sequence ATGGATATTAATGAATGGCGCATTCGCATTGATGAACTGAACGATGAACTGATGGCGATCCTCAACAAGAGGGCGACATACGCTGCCGAGATTGGTAAAATCAAAAAGCAGAAGGGGTTGCCCGTGTTTGACGAAGGTCGCGAAACGGCTGTTTTGAACGAAGTTGCCGAAAAGGCGAAAAAGGCGGGTGGGCTGCTCCAACCGGAATCGTTCCAGAATATTTTCCGTGTCATCATGGAAGAAACTCGCAAGGTGGAAGAATAA